Genomic segment of Bacteroidota bacterium:
TCAGCGCACAAATTAAACTCACTATAAATAAGATCATAGTTTCGTGGGATTTTTTCGCATATGAGTAAAAGTATGAATTTTTGAAGAAATAGGACATAGGACGTAGGACATAGGACGTAGGACATATGACATAGGACATATGACATAGGACATAGGACAGTTCTGAGTTTGAAAACGTTTTTAGGGTTGGTAGGGATTGAGAGGGAGGAATATATATCGGGTTGTGGATCCGATTGATGTTCTGGGCCCCGACCCTATAGGGGAGTAAGTTTATAGAGTTGGCAGGGTTTGCAAAGGTTAGCAGGGTTTGCAGGGATTCACTGCGGAGGAAAATCTTCAGGGTTGTTGATTTGTTTATTGTTCTTTATTCTTTGTTCTTTATTCGATATTTATTTTCAAGGTTTGCTTCGGAGGAAAATCTCCCGGCTGTCGATCCGATTATTATTTTTTATTTTTTGATTGTTATTGGATATTTCTCAGGGTTCACTACGGAGGAAAATCTTCAGGGTTGTTGATTTGTTTATTGTTCTTTATTCTTTGTTCTTTATTCGATATTTATTTTCAAGGTTTGCTTCGGAGGAAAATCTCCCGGCCGTCGATCCGATTATTATTTTATATTTTTTGATTGTTATTGGATATTCCTCAGGGTTCACAACGGAGGAAAATCTTCAGGGTTGTTGATTTGTTTATTGTTCATTATTCTTTGTTCTTTATTCGATATTTATTTTCAAGGTTTACTTCGGAGGAAAATCTTCCGGGCTGTCGATCCGATTATTATTTTTTATTTTTTGATTGTTATTGGATATTCCTCAGGGTTCACTTCGGAGGAAAATCTTCAGGGTTGTCGATTTGTTTATTGTTCTTTATTCTTTGTTCTTTATTCGATATTTATTTTCAAGGTATGCTTCGTAGGAAAATCTTCCTGGTTGTTGATTTGTTTATTGTTCTTTATTCTTTGTTCATTATTCGATATTATTTTTCAAGGTTTGATTCGGAAGAAAATTTCCAGGGTTGTCGATACAATTAATGTTTTTGGCCCCCTACCCCATAGAGGAGTAAGTTTATAGTTCCATTGAAAGTTTCAATTCGGAGGAAAATCATCCAGGTAGTCGATCCGATTATTATTTTTTATTTTTTGATTGTTATTGGATATTCCTCAGGGTTCCCAACGGAGGCAAACCTTACGGGATGTCGATTTGTTTAGAGATCTTTATTCCTTGTTCGATACCTGTCCGCCCTTTGGCGGATTCGATATTATTTTTCAAGGTTTGCTTCGGAAGAAAATCTCCCGGCCGTCGATCCGATTGATATTTTTTGATTGTTATTGGATATTCCTCAGGGTTCACAACGGAGGAATATCTCCAGGGTTATCGATCCGATTTATCCATGCCTGGCGACCGCTGGCAGAAAGGTTCGATATTGCCTAGTGCACTGTTTTATCTTTCCTTTTTTACCCTTATCCAACCCTTCCTTCCTTCATTTCCTTAGAACCTTCCCCTTCAATTCTTCGAATCTTCTCCCTTCGAATCTTCCTATATTTGCCCCATGATCGCAAACGACAGTGAAAAATTCAAAAAAGTGATTGGCCATGCAAAGGAGTATGGCTTTATATTTCAGAGTTCAGAGATTTACGACGGATTGAGTGCAGTATATGATTATGGCCCATATGGAGCTTTGCTTAAAAACAATATCAAGGAGTACTGGTGGAAAAGCATGGTACAGATGCACGAGAATATTGTGGGGCTCGATTCTTCCATTCTGATGCATCCAACCACCTGGAAAGCGAGCGGACATGTGGATGCTTTTAATGATCCTTTAATCGATAATAAAGATTCGAAAAAAAGATATCGTGCAGATACTTTGGTGGAGGATTATCTTGCAAAACAGGATGATAAAATAAATAAGGAAGTTGAAAAAGCGAAAAAACGTTTCGAGAATTTTGATGAGGAAATGTTTCGCACAACAAATGGTCGTGTGCTGGAAATTGCAGAAAAAAGAAATGCAGTTCATGCGCGATTTGTAAAAGCATTGAACGAGAATAATTTAGAGGAAGTAAAACAAATAATTATAGATTGTGAAATTGCAGATCCTGAATCGGGAAGCAGAAATTGGACAGATGTACGTCAATTCAATTTAATGTTCTCCACTAAAATGGGTTCTGTGGCAGAAGATGCGGATACTATTTATTTGCGTCCCGAAACTGCGCAGGGAATATTTGTGAATTTTTTAAATGTACAAAAATCCACGCGACAAAAAATACCTTTCGGAATTGCACAAATTGGAAAAGCATTCAGGAATGAAATTGTTGCGCGTCAATTTATTTTTCGTATGCGCGAATTCGAACAAATGGAAATGCAATTTTTTGTTCGTCCCGGTGAGGAATTAAAATATTACGAATTCTGGAAAGCTGCGCGCATGCAATGGCATAAAGCATTGGGAACTCCTGATTCCATGCTGAAATTTCACGATCACGATAAGGTTGCACATTATGCAAATGCAGCAGTGGATATAGAATTTAATTTTCCCTTTGGATTTAAGGAATTGGAAGGAATACATTCGCGAACAAATTATGATCTTGGTCGCCATACCGAATTCAGCGGAAAAAAATTACAATACTTTGACTCGGAGTTAAATGAAAACTATATACCTTACGTTGTGGAAACAAGCATAGGTTGCGACAGGATGTTTTTGGCGATGTTGTGCAATGCTTATGATGAAGAACCGGTGAATGAGGATACAAGAACAGTATTGCGTTTGCCGGCGGTGATAGCACCTATTAAAGTTGCTGTTTTGCCATTGATTAAAAAGGACGGATTGCCCGAAAAGGCGATGGAAATATTTAACAATTTAAAATTCCATCATCAGTGTTATTATGAGGAAAAAGATTCTATCGGAAAAAGATACAGAAGAATGGATGCCATTGGAACTCCTTATTGTATTACAGTTGATCATCAGACATTGGAAGATAATACCGTTACCATTCGTGAGCGCGATAGTATGTTACAGGAAAGAATTTCTATGAATGATGTATTAAAAATTGTAAGCGAAAAAGTGGACATGAATAATATTTTAAAGAGTTTGGTTTAATATTTTTAATTAAAATTATATGCCTTGAGTTATGTGTTAAAAATATTTTCTGTTTTCCTATTTCTATTTATTGTTTCCTGTAATAAGGAAGAGATTCCGGATGATAATTTTAATGCTTCCGAAAATTTTAACAGAACAATAAAGTTTGAAGTATACCATGTATATGATTTTTCACCGGTTTCTGATTCGGCGGTTGGCGGTGCAATAATTACAGTTTATGAAAATTATGAAGATTTTCTCACAGAATATTATCCTGATGCTACAAGAACAACCGATTCTTTAGGAAAATGTGAGATAGGAGGGTTGGATAAGGATAAATATTATATCCGCTGTGTTCATCCAGCCTTTTCTAATGTAATTGATTCGGTTACTACACCGGCAAATACAACTTCTTTTGTGGAAATGCTTTTTTATTAAAAGTAATTACTCCGCTGCATTCACAAAATGGAAATCAACCTGTAGTTTTTCCCATTTCAAACGAACTATACCGGTATTAGGAATTGCATCAGGTATTACTTCAAACAACAAATTTTCCTGCACTGTTTCAACCATGGTAGGTTTTACATTTACTCTCAATGCATCTTCACTTTGATCGTATTTAAATGCACCCCACTGCGTTTCGTTCACATTAAAAATTATGGTCCATTGTTCCGCTGTTGGAATGGTAAAAAGGGAATAGGTTCCCTTTGGGAGATTTTGCCCTTCTATGGTAACGTCTTGTGTAAATGTTATGGTAGTTGCCTCATTGGCACCTGTTCTCCAAACTTCGTCGTATTTAACAAGTTCGCCCCAAATTGGGCGGCCTTTCACTAATGGAGAACTGTAAACAATGGTTATTGTATTTGTGCCAATGGTTGCAGTTGCAGTTGCGGGAGGACTAACTCTGTTCTCCTTGTTTTGCATTTCTTCCTGGCGTTTTTCTTTAATGGCCTCCTGTGAAGAGTTTCCACATGAAGAAATAAACATGATTACGGTGATCGCAATTAAATAATTGTAAGCTTTAACGGTTCTCATTTATAATAAATTAGGTGCCGCAAAGGTAAGTATTTATTTTCAGAGTTTGATGTATCGGTTGATGATGTACAATGCAATGGCTGCGGCCAAAACTATCAGCACGGTGATCCACCACAACCACATAAGTATGCTGAATATAATTATTGCCAATACAATAAAAACAAGAATTATAATTCCTAATTGTATCCAGTCGCCGATATTCATTTGCCCTGAGTAGAAAATCTCTAAATTTTTTAAAGTAAGTATTATACTTAAAGATTTACTATTCAGGGCAAAGTTAATTAAATGATTCGGATCAATTGTAATTTAATTACAACAATCAGTTCCGCAACCGCAATCTTTCGATTTTTCGCCGTAAACGGTGATGCTGAAAATTCCGGTTTTACTTTCTTTGAAATCTTTTAATTGTTGTTCATTCAAATAATTGGATAATATCTCATCAGGAATAGTGATCGCTTTTTCTTTGTTGATCTCCACTTTTGTAAATCCTGCATTACTTATCATGGCAAGATAATCGTCTTTTTGAATTGCTCCCGAAACACAACCCGCATACATTTCTGCTTCTTTTACGATCGTTTCCTGTAAATTTCCAACCAATACAATATCCGATACGCTAAAATGTCCACCGGGTTTTATTATGCGATACATTTCGGTGAATGCTTTTAATTTATCCGGTACTAAATTCAGCACACAATTGCTCACTACTACATCTGCTTTATTATTGCTTATAGGAATTTTTTCTATATCTCCTAAACGAAATTCCACATTCTCGAGTTTTAATTTCTGCGCATTTTTTCTTGCCAGATCTATCATGGTTTCGGTCATGTCAATTCCAATAACTCTTCCGTCTTCACCAACAATGGAACGCGCAATAAATGCATCATTACCCGCACCACTTCCGAGGTCTACCACAGTATCACCTTTTTTAATTTGCGCAAATTCCGTTGGAAGTCCGCAACCCAACCCCAGGTCGGCATCTGCGAAATATCCTTCCAGAGATGTATAATCATCCGACATGATGGCATAATCAATTGTTGAACATCCACAGCCTGCACCGCAGCAAGAAGTTTCGTTTTGTGTTTTCGACTGTGTGGCAATTTCAGAATATTTTTCTTTTACCAGTTCTTTGATGTTTTGTTCGTTTTGCATAATAGTTGTTTTATATTTTTAATTAAATGTTTTTCATTAATACGATCGCTGATTCTGCGCACAATACTTTGTATTCATAAGTATTTTTTATTGTTTCGGGAATTTTATTTCTTTCCACCTTTATAAACCCATTTTTTAGAAAGAATTTTTCTGCTGTTTCTGTAAGTAAATAAATTTGTTTAATATTTTTTGATTTTGCATGTTCAATTAATGCGGAGTAAACCAACTGACCTAATCCTTGGTTGCGTTTTCCTTCAACAACTGCCAGCGAACGAAGTAATGCAACATCATCATAAATTTCCAATCCCCCCACAGCAATTATTTCCTCATTGTTCATCAAACATAAAAAATCCTTCAAATGCTTATTAATATCCTCAAAAGGCAACCCTGAATTTTTCAGAAGATTTTGAATTTCCTCCAATTGAACAGTTTCTGCCGGTTTAAGATTTATTGTTTCCATTTCAGCAACACTTAATTTCTTTAAATAATAATTGGAAAAAATTAAGCGCCATGGAACACGTTTGTGTATCGAGGCAATAACATACCCTGGGGCCATCGATTTCTCCCTTTATTAAACCCGCCTTTTTGAGTTCAGCCAGATGTTGTGAAACGGTGGATTGAGAAAGCGGCAGTTCGTCCACTATCTCCCCGCAAACACATTGGCCATTAGAGAGTATTTTGAGGATGGCAATGCGGGCAGGATGCGCCAAAGCCTTTGCTATTGCTGCCAATTGAACCTCGTCTTCCTTAAATTCCAGATGTTTTGAATAAGCCATATCTAATCTTATATCGCAAATATACGATGAAAGGTTTCAAATAAGCAAACTATTTTAAGAAAATTTTCTAAAAATCGCTAAAATGATGGTTTGTCAGACCCTTAACCTAAGTAGAAACTAATTAAATATAATTGGACCGTTTAATCAAACATTCGAAAACTCCTCAATCCTCAACTGCATCTCCTCCCATACTTCCATTTTTTTAGCATGGCTGTCCTTTAAGTTATTGTACTTGGCAAAAATATCAGCAGTATTCGGCAAATTATAAAACTCAGGATCGTTCATTTTCTTTTCTATTTCAGTGATCTCGGTTTCGAAGGCAGCAATTTCCTTTTCTGTTTTTTCAATTTCCTTTTTCAATTTAACAAGTTCGCGTTCCTTGTTTTTTTTATCATCAGAATTTTCTTTTGGTGCACTAACTATAACAGGAGTTTCTTTTTTCTTTACAGGTTTTTCTATTTTCTCCAGTTCGGCAAGAGAAGTTATTTTTTTTGCTTCCAGATAATCGTAAATATCACCGATATGTTCTTTAATGCCTTTATTTTTAAATTCAAATACACGATTCGTAATTCCCTTTAAAAATCTCTGTCGTGGGAAACCACAATTACCGTTCCTTCAAAATTCTTTAATGCATTTTTTAATACATCCTTGCTGCGCATGTCGAGGTGATTGGTCGGCTCATCCAGAATTAATAAATTGTAAGGCTCCAATAATAATTTACACATGGCAAGACGCGATTTTTCTCCTCCCGACAAAACCTTTACTTTTTTGAACGATGCTTCTCCACCAAATAAAAATGCTCCGAGTAATGTCCTGATATGGGAACGCATTTCACCCGCAGCAACTTTATCAATAGTATCAAATACGGTATCCTCACCACTTAATGTTTCTGCCTGATTTTGTGCATAATATCCAAGATTAACATTATGCCCGAGTTCCATCTCGCCGCTATATCTTTCAAGCCCTGCAATTATTTTCGACAAGGTTGATTTACCTTCCCCGTTCTTCCCCACAAAAGCAATTTTATCTCCGCGATGAATTTCAAAATCTATTTTATCGAGAATTAATTTTACATCATAGGTTTTAGAAAGGTCTTTTCCTGTTACAACCGTTTTTCCGGAGCGTTGTGGTTTTGGAAAATAAAAGTGAATGGTTGCAGTTTCTTCATCATCCACTTCTATCTCTTCTATCTTATCTAATTTTTTTATGAGTGATTGTGCAAACTTTGCTTTGTTTGCCTTTGCCCTGAATTTGTCAATTAGTTTTTCGGTGTGTTCAATATATTTTTCCTGATTTTTCTGTGCCGCTTTTTGCTGATCAATTCTTTCTTTTCTCAGCTCTACGAATTGCGAATAATTTGCAGGATAATCGTATATTTTTTTACTTACGATCTCAATAGTTCGTTTCGTTACATTATCTAAAAATGTTCTATCGTGGGAAACAATAATAATTGCTCCGGGATATGTTTCCAGATATTCTTCCAGCCATTGAATACTTTCAATATCCAAATGGTTGGTTGGCTCATCCAATAAAACCAATTCCGGTTTACTCAAAAGAATTTTCGCAAGTTCAATACGCATTTGCCAACCACCGCTGAATGTTTCCACCGGCATATTAAAATCCTCACGCATAAATCCCAATCCCATCAAAACCAATTCAATTTGTTTTTCAATGGTAGCAACATTTATGATCTCCAAACGATGAGAAACTTCCTGAATCTCATTTATCAGATCGTGGCATGAATCACTTTCGTAATCCGTTCTAACCGTAAGTTCATGTTCAATCTGATGCATACGTGCATCCAATTGCAGTGCTTCATTAAAGGCAGATTGCGTTTCTTCAAACACCGTTTTGCCCTTCATTTTACTCAGATCCTGGTGTAAATAGCCTATAAGACTGTCTTTTGGAAGAATTACCTGTCCGCTATCAGGCTTTTGAAGGCCACTCAATATTTTTAAAAGCGTGGATTTTCCGGCACCGTTTTTCCCCACCAAACCTACTCTGTCGTTCTCTTTTAAAGCGAAAGTAACCTCCTCAAATAAAAACTCACCACTAAAATGAATAGATAAATTTTGCACTGCTATCATGGTGCAAAGGTAAGGAGGATAATAAATATCTGTGAAAGAGAAGGAAAACTAGTATATAAATTTAGTTTCTGCCATTTCGCCATCTCTAATAAAGGATAAAATATATACACCTTTAGCCAATGAAGGCATTTGAAGGTTTACTGTATTTGCTCCCGCTCCAACATAAAGTTGATGTGAAGTGACAATAGCCCCATTCAAATCATAAATAATTATCTCAGACGAACCTGAAGACGGTGAAAATATGGTTAAATCCAAAAGATTTTCTGTAAATGTTTCATTATTAACAACCACAGAGGTATTCGTAATTTCACCGCTGTTAATTGCAATTATATTGGAATAGGAAAATTCTTCATTTTCATCCACCTGTTTCAATCGATAATAATTAACTCCTTCAAAGGGATCTTTATCGATAAATCCATAATTGGAATTTTGGTTTGTGGTGCCATTACCATCAACGTTTCCAATCGGATCAAATTGTAAACCGGTAGGCGAACGTTCAATTATAAAACCACTATTATTTTTTTCTAAAGCTGTAACCCAATTAAGATAATTTTTCTTATCCTGATTATATCCACTGAAACTTAATAAATCAATTGGCAACAATAAACAGTTGTTGGTAACGGTAACATTATCAGTTGCAGTATTGCCACATGCATCCGTAATAGTTAATGTATATACCGTAACACCCATAG
This window contains:
- a CDS encoding DUF2911 domain-containing protein produces the protein MFISSCGNSSQEAIKEKRQEEMQNKENRVSPPATATATIGTNTITIVYSSPLVKGRPIWGELVKYDEVWRTGANEATTITFTQDVTIEGQNLPKGTYSLFTIPTAEQWTIIFNVNETQWGAFKYDQSEDALRVNVKPTMVETVQENLLFEVIPDAIPNTGIVRLKWEKLQVDFHFVNAAE
- a CDS encoding glycine--tRNA ligase gives rise to the protein MIANDSEKFKKVIGHAKEYGFIFQSSEIYDGLSAVYDYGPYGALLKNNIKEYWWKSMVQMHENIVGLDSSILMHPTTWKASGHVDAFNDPLIDNKDSKKRYRADTLVEDYLAKQDDKINKEVEKAKKRFENFDEEMFRTTNGRVLEIAEKRNAVHARFVKALNENNLEEVKQIIIDCEIADPESGSRNWTDVRQFNLMFSTKMGSVAEDADTIYLRPETAQGIFVNFLNVQKSTRQKIPFGIAQIGKAFRNEIVARQFIFRMREFEQMEMQFFVRPGEELKYYEFWKAARMQWHKALGTPDSMLKFHDHDKVAHYANAAVDIEFNFPFGFKELEGIHSRTNYDLGRHTEFSGKKLQYFDSELNENYIPYVVETSIGCDRMFLAMLCNAYDEEPVNEDTRTVLRLPAVIAPIKVAVLPLIKKDGLPEKAMEIFNNLKFHHQCYYEEKDSIGKRYRRMDAIGTPYCITVDHQTLEDNTVTIRERDSMLQERISMNDVLKIVSEKVDMNNILKSLV
- a CDS encoding winged helix-turn-helix transcriptional regulator, whose protein sequence is MAYSKHLEFKEDEVQLAAIAKALAHPARIAILKILSNGQCVCGEIVDELPLSQSTVSQHLAELKKAGLIKGEIDGPRVCYCLDTQTCSMALNFFQLLFKEIKCC
- a CDS encoding GNAT family N-acetyltransferase, which encodes METINLKPAETVQLEEIQNLLKNSGLPFEDINKHLKDFLCLMNNEEIIAVGGLEIYDDVALLRSLAVVEGKRNQGLGQLVYSALIEHAKSKNIKQIYLLTETAEKFFLKNGFIKVERNKIPETIKNTYEYKVLCAESAIVLMKNI
- a CDS encoding arsenite methyltransferase, encoding MQNEQNIKELVKEKYSEIATQSKTQNETSCCGAGCGCSTIDYAIMSDDYTSLEGYFADADLGLGCGLPTEFAQIKKGDTVVDLGSGAGNDAFIARSIVGEDGRVIGIDMTETMIDLARKNAQKLKLENVEFRLGDIEKIPISNNKADVVVSNCVLNLVPDKLKAFTEMYRIIKPGGHFSVSDIVLVGNLQETIVKEAEMYAGCVSGAIQKDDYLAMISNAGFTKVEINKEKAITIPDEILSNYLNEQQLKDFKESKTGIFSITVYGEKSKDCGCGTDCCN